The following proteins come from a genomic window of Stigmatopora nigra isolate UIUO_SnigA chromosome 9, RoL_Snig_1.1, whole genome shotgun sequence:
- the LOC144201425 gene encoding ankyrin repeat domain-containing protein 13C-A isoform X1 → MITAILRKLKQQSRESVEDKRPKLLKALRELGDFYLELHWDFQSWVPLLSRMLPSDTCKIYKKGINIRLDTTLIDFIDMKCQRGDLSFIFNGDALPSQSFVVLDNEAKVYQRIHHEESEVETEEEVDILMSSDVYSATLSTKSITFSRTQSGWLFREDKTERVGNFLADFYAVNGLVLESRKRREHLSEEDILRNKAIMESLSKGGSISEHNFESVRRQSLSTPAPNTISWEEYISAEHGKPPHVGRELMCKENKKHFKATVAMSQDFPLGIESLLNVLEVVAPFKHFNKLREFVQMKLPPGFPVKLDIPVFPTITATVTFQEFHHEQFESSLFVIPPDFKEDPSRFPDL, encoded by the exons ATGA TTACAGCAATACTGCGGAAACTGAAGCAGCAATCACGCGAGAGTGTCGAAGACAAAAGGCCAAAGTTGTTGAAAGCCCTCAGGGAG CTTGGGGACTTTTATTTGGAACTGCATTGGGATTTTCAAAGCTGGG TTCCTCTATTGTCCCGGATGCTTCCCTCGGACACTTGTAAAATCTACAAGAAGGGCATCAATATCAG GTTGGACACCACCCTCATTGACTTCATCGATATGAAGTGTCAGCGTGGTGACCTCAGCTTCATCTTCAATGGTGACGCACTGCCCTCACAGTCCTTTGTGGTCCTGGACAACGAGGCCAAAGTGTACCAAAGAATACACCACGAG GAGTCTGAGGTGGAGACTGAGGAGGAGGTGGACATTTTGATGAGCAGCGATGTCTACTCAGCCACCTTGTCCACCAAGTCCATCACCTTTTCCCGCACTCAGAGTGGCTGGCTCTTCAGGGAGGACAAAACG GAACGAGTGGGCAATTTTTTGGCCGACTTCTACGCCGTCAACGGTCTGGTGCTGGAGTCCAGAAAACGCCGCGAGCACTTGAGCGAAGAGGACATCCTCAGGAACAAAGCCATCATGGAGAGCCTCAGCAAAGGCGGCAGCATCAGCGAGCACAACTTTGAG TCCGTGAGGAGGCAGTCTCTTTCCACCCCGGCCCCCAACACTATTTCCTGGGAGGAGTACATCTCGGCGGAGCACGGAAA GCCTCCTCATGTGGGCAGGGAGCTGATGTGTAAGGAGAACAAAAAGCACTTCAAGGCCACTGTGGCCATGAGCCAGGACTTCCCTCTGGGTATTGAATC CCTACTGAACGTGTTGGAAGTGGTAGCTCCGTTCAAACATTTCAACAAGCTGCGGGAGTTCGTTCAGATGAAGCTGCCCCCCGGTTTTCCCGTCAAACTGG ATATCCCCGTCTTCCCGACCATCACAGCCACCGTCACCTTCCAGGAGTTCCACCACGAGCAGTTTGAGAGCTCTCTATTCGTCATCCCACCTGATTTTAAAGAAGACCCCAGCCGCTTTCCGGACCTCTGA
- the znf830 gene encoding zinc finger protein 830 yields MRLFGYVIFTRHYCCAEFTEPVTSSKSFYNCILYFLRMASNKKGKKVVNQEELRRLMREKQRQTSEKKRVESPFAKYNSLGHLSCALCNTQVKSELLWPAHVLGKQHKEKVSELKEGKQTQPNPQLKRKVAEDNDVNAKKAKSTAGQSVAGVPGDFFEKPNSAKTSAGVSLLAGVYDDDDDDEDEDVLPAASAPPTIADSQPVESAGLPADFFDSSIPSVPAVSHSGSITKAEEPEKSVEKKDNMAEALPEGFFDDPVRDAKVRNVDAPKDQMDKEWEEFQKEIRQVNTKSEAIVAVDDEEGRLERQIDEIDEQIQCYKRVEMLRDKRDMAKRRYRPKTEEPMEIEACIKEEEEEDHEEELLGLLYQDWRAKGALA; encoded by the coding sequence ATGCGCTTGTTTGGCTACGTCATTTTCACGCGCCATTATTGTTGCGCGGAGTTTACTGAGCCAGTCACCTCCAGTAAATCATTTTacaattgtattttatatttcttaagAATGGCTAGCAACAAGAAGGGGAAGAAAGTCGTTAATCAGGAGGAACTCCGGCGTTTGATGCGGGAGAAGCAAAGGCAGACGTCCGAAAAGAAGCGTGTCGAGTCTCCGTTTGCCAAATATAACAGTTTGGGACACTTGAGCTGCGCTCTTTGCAACACGCAGGTCAAGTCTGAGCTCCTGTGGCCCGCTCACGTTTTGGGGAAGCAGCATAAGGAGAAGGTGAGCGAGCTTAAAGAAGGGAAACAGACACAGCCAAATCCACAGTTGAAGAGAAAAGTGGCGGAGGACAATGACGTCAATGCAAAAAAGGCCAAGTCAACAGCAGGTCAGTCGGTCGCAGGGGTACCTGGAGATTTCTTTGAGAAACCCAACTCTGCCAAGACTTCAGCTGGTGTAAGTCTGCTAGCTGGagtttatgatgatgatgacgacgacgaggatGAAGATGTGTTGCCCGCAGCATCAGCACCACCGACCATCGCTGATTCTCAGCCCGTAGAATCTGCTGGCCTACCAGCAGACTTCTTTGACAGCTCCATCCCAAGCGTCCCGGCAGTATCTCACTCTGGCTCCATCACCAAGGCAGAGGAGCCAGAGAAAAGCGTCGAGAAAAAGGATAACATGGCCGAGGCACTACCCGAGGGCTTCTTCGACGACCCGGTGCGAGACGCCAAGGTGCGTAACGTGGATGCTCCCAAGGACCAAATGGACAAAGAGTGGGAGGAGTTCCAGAAGGAGATACGGCAGGTAAACACCAAGTCGGAGGCCATCGTGGCCGTGGACGACGAGGAGGGCCGCCTCGAGAGACAGATAGACGAGATCGATGAGCAAATCCAGTGTTATAAGAGGGTGGAGATGCTGAGAGACAAGAGAGACATGGCAAAGAGAAGGTATCGGCCCAAGACGGAAGAACCTATGGAGATTGAAGCCTGCAtaaaggaggaagaagaagaggaccaCGAAGAGGAACTGCTGGGTCTTCTGTATCAGGACTGGAGGGCCAAAGGGGCATTGGCATGA
- the LOC144201425 gene encoding ankyrin repeat domain-containing protein 13C isoform X2: protein MTGETILAVRKEHYKGNKNAQSDSFDETSNGTAHQFKSNKAFLKSVKPSTLHQQQLNANNLNGNASISTIVNDDNKNPIILTNEDFPVHECVFKGDVRRLSSLIRTHSISQKDVHGNTPLHLAVMLGHKECALLLLAHNAPVKLKNAQGWSPLAEAISYGDRQMITAILRKLKQQSRESVEDKRPKLLKALRELGDFYLELHWDFQSWVPLLSRMLPSDTCKIYKKGINIRLDTTLIDFIDMKCQRGDLSFIFNGDALPSQSFVVLDNEAKVYQRIHHEESEVETEEEVDILMSSDVYSATLSTKSITFSRTQSGWLFREDKTERVGNFLADFYAVNGLVLESRKRREHLSEEDILRNKAIMESLSKGGSISEHNFESVRRQSLSTPAPNTISWEEYISAEHGKPPHVGRELMCKENKKHFKATVAMSQDFPLGIESLLNVLEVVAPFKHFNKLREFVQMKLPPGFPVKLDIPVFPTITATVTFQEFHHEQFESSLFVIPPDFKEDPSRFPDL from the exons ATGACAGGTGAGACGATACTCGCCGTGCGGAAGGAGCACTACAAAGGCAACAAAAATGCGCAAAGCGACTCGTTTGACGAGACTTCGAATGGAACCGCGCACCAATTTAAGTCGAACAAAGCTTTCCTAAAATCTGTCAAACCGTCGACTCTGCATCAGCAGCAGCTAAATGCAAACAACCTGAACGGCAATGCTTCCATCAGTACGATTGTAAATGACGATAATAAGAATCCTATCATCCTCACTAACGAAGACTTCCCCGTGCACGAGTGCGTGTTCAAGGGGGATGTGAGACGACTCTCCTCCCTCATCAGGACCCACAGCATCTCGCAAAAAGACGTGCATG gtaaTACACCACTTCACTTGGCTGTGATGCTAGGACACAAAG AATGTGCCCTCCTTCTTCTGGCCCACAATGCACCTGTAAAGCTGAAGAATGCACAAGGATGGAGTCCTCTAGCAGAAGCTATCAGCTATGGTGACCGACAAATGA TTACAGCAATACTGCGGAAACTGAAGCAGCAATCACGCGAGAGTGTCGAAGACAAAAGGCCAAAGTTGTTGAAAGCCCTCAGGGAG CTTGGGGACTTTTATTTGGAACTGCATTGGGATTTTCAAAGCTGGG TTCCTCTATTGTCCCGGATGCTTCCCTCGGACACTTGTAAAATCTACAAGAAGGGCATCAATATCAG GTTGGACACCACCCTCATTGACTTCATCGATATGAAGTGTCAGCGTGGTGACCTCAGCTTCATCTTCAATGGTGACGCACTGCCCTCACAGTCCTTTGTGGTCCTGGACAACGAGGCCAAAGTGTACCAAAGAATACACCACGAG GAGTCTGAGGTGGAGACTGAGGAGGAGGTGGACATTTTGATGAGCAGCGATGTCTACTCAGCCACCTTGTCCACCAAGTCCATCACCTTTTCCCGCACTCAGAGTGGCTGGCTCTTCAGGGAGGACAAAACG GAACGAGTGGGCAATTTTTTGGCCGACTTCTACGCCGTCAACGGTCTGGTGCTGGAGTCCAGAAAACGCCGCGAGCACTTGAGCGAAGAGGACATCCTCAGGAACAAAGCCATCATGGAGAGCCTCAGCAAAGGCGGCAGCATCAGCGAGCACAACTTTGAG TCCGTGAGGAGGCAGTCTCTTTCCACCCCGGCCCCCAACACTATTTCCTGGGAGGAGTACATCTCGGCGGAGCACGGAAA GCCTCCTCATGTGGGCAGGGAGCTGATGTGTAAGGAGAACAAAAAGCACTTCAAGGCCACTGTGGCCATGAGCCAGGACTTCCCTCTGGGTATTGAATC CCTACTGAACGTGTTGGAAGTGGTAGCTCCGTTCAAACATTTCAACAAGCTGCGGGAGTTCGTTCAGATGAAGCTGCCCCCCGGTTTTCCCGTCAAACTGG ATATCCCCGTCTTCCCGACCATCACAGCCACCGTCACCTTCCAGGAGTTCCACCACGAGCAGTTTGAGAGCTCTCTATTCGTCATCCCACCTGATTTTAAAGAAGACCCCAGCCGCTTTCCGGACCTCTGA